From Pleurocapsa sp. PCC 7319:
ATCTTGGGTTGTTTACCCTTTTGATGGTCAAACCTACTCAATGGACCATAATATCTAAACCCCGTGGCGGTAGCTCCATAACTTGTAGGGTCAAATATTCTTTGAATTGTCGTTCCAGGTTTTAATTCAAACCATTGAGGACTAATATTACGGGTTGGTGGTGGATAGCGAATCTCTACCATTACTGAGCGACACCCACTCCTCTCGCTTCGACTAGCAAATCTTCAATACCCCTATCATTACCACTTTTTAGTATCTCAAAGGGAGTACGATTTTCAAAAGCTCTTAATGGTTTACTGAACCAATTGAGTTTGGCAAAATCGCATATTTGTAAGGTTTTTATCAGTTCGGGCAAGCGATCGATTACCCCATCATCTCCTTCTGGATCGAACTGCCACAAGGGAAATCTATAAACACCATTATCCTTTAATCCCAATAGCGTACCTGCCTTACGGCGATCGTGTACGGTGGTAATTGCCTGACAGCCAATCAGTTTTGCTACTTCTGGCGTCGTAATACTTCGGGCTAGTAGTTCGCGACGACGTTGATAATACCGTTCTAAATTAGCCAACTCCAGTACAGCTAAATTACCTTCACTGTAGTCATCACCTGCAATCTTTTTCGCCAAAGCTTTTTTGGCTGGGTCGATTACTTTTGGTTTGAGGGATTCGGCTATTTGCTCCAGATGTTCTGTACTTGCTTCAGTTAAGGAAGTTGCTACATGATGCAGCAAAGTTTTTGCTACTTTATCTCTGTCTTTGGGTATCTCAATCGAGTGAATAACAGTATTTTTCATGTTTAGTTACTAAATTACCTAGCTTTATTGTAACTTACCTAAGAGATATAGTTTTATTTTATTTAATACCTAAGAGATATAGTTTTACTTCTGATAATTACTCTAATCAGAACTAGAAATTGACAATAAATTAATATAAATAATAATTCACAAGCTTTTTAAGCATTTATAAATTTTACAATTAGCATTTGATACGTAAAAGATACGCTATTATTCAAAACACTACAGAATTCGTTTTTAAAAATGTTATAATAAATTGTAATAACATTGCTAAAGTCACTTCGATCTGATGCCTAACAACTCAAACAATAATTACCCAGTTTCTCCAGCCAAGATTGGCAATCAGAATGGATATCGCTTACCTCGCGCTTTCTCCAAAGATCATCCCGAACTAGTTGATGCTAGCGGTCATCTTGAAGTTTTAGATGAAAATACGTTGTTAGTTCGTTTAGATCCTGTTGAAAAGGTCAAAGAAGATGATGACGATGTGATGATGAGTTTATTTCTAGACTTTCTAATGAAGTCTGCCGTTGAAGAACCTGAATCTCTTATTCCCTATACGAATCAAATGAGTCAGGAGGCAAACGAATTGTTAGCTGGGGTAGAAATCGATGAAGATTAATGGGTGGACTATCTTGTTTCATCCATTATTTAACGACCAATGGCAGCAATTGCTTCATCAGGTCAAGTCTTTACATTCACGCTTGCCAACTGACGACTTTGTTAAACATCCGCAAGTTGAGCTATTCAAAGCTCTTACCGTCGGGATTGAGGAAAAAATTCCGCATGATCCCTTAGCTTCATACTTTGCTCTGAGGAAGCCTTTGGATAAATACAGTCGTTTGAAAAAGATGGGGCTGCCAATCGGCTTTGCCGATTCGACAGCTTCGCTGGCGGATGCCTCCAGGCATCGCTACCGACTTTTCTTCAAAGTATTTCCACAACAAAAGGTAATTATTATTTTGTGGTTGGGTTTTCCCCGCAAAGAAGGAGACAAGAAAGACTGCTATCGTATTTTTGCCAAGATGGTTAAAAAAGGGCAGTTCCCCCTATCACTAAAAGATCTTATTGATTCGGATAATGGGCAGGAAAGCTAATCCAGTATGTCTCTATTGTGCCAAGAATTACCGCACAGAGGACGAGGCTAAAGAAAAGCATCCAGAATGTTATGTCGGGCATAATTGTCGTATCAAACGTAACCGTCTGAGAAATTCTGGTAAGGTAAACGCTAAACGTCGTCAAAATGCTGCTAAGAAAAAGGGCATCACTACGATAGAACCAATACTACCCGAAGCATATAGAGCAGAACTAGAAATTTACGGCAAAGAGAACCAATTTGTTCATGCGATCGCCCTTAAAATATACCAAGGTAATAAACTCTCCCATCAAATGCTACCGCAACATACCCAAGGACTCAGACAGCCAGAGCTTGAAGCTTACATCCGAAATCTCTTAGATCATTTGTCAACAGAGTATGGGATCGATTGTTATGGTCTAATTTACTGGCTAAATCCTGCTGACTGTCCTGAATGTAAAAGCAAAGTATTTACCGATAAAATTTTAAACTAAGAAGAATGGATTACTCCTTTAGCGCCATTATCCAACAGGTAAATAAAATTGATTCATCACACATAAAAGATGAAATTAAATTACGGCGAACGGGTGAGCTTTTTTATCTGGGAAGTGTTTGTCTTCTGGCGCAAGCAGAAGCAGCCTTAGAGAATGCTCAACAAGATAATGTAGATTTAACGGATACTCCTATAGACAATAGCTTTTGTCAATTTTTAGCTTCTCTGACTCAACAAAGTATAAGCACTTCCTTTTTACAAAAATATCTCAAACCTCAGAGTAGAGCTAAGTACCAGCGGGAAACATCAGTTAAAATTCAATCTTTAACCTCGTCTGAAGCGGTAGGTTTATTTGACCTCGATCTAATTGAACCCCAAGTCATATCTTTGGCTCATAACGAAAATATCAATGCTTGGATCGAACGAATAACCAAATGTCTTGAATCCAATATAGAAATCAACACTCTGCCTCAAATCTCCAAAGCAACTGCTTTGTCTATAGCTCAAGTATTTATTTCTTTACTTTTTGGTGATTTTGAACTGCTACAGTCAGGAGATTTTTATGAGGGATTTGCGATCGAGGTCAGATCGAGAACTAGCTGATATAACATCATATCCTCTAGATAAACGGCGTTTTTCGGCTTTGCAGTAAAGCTCTATCCCTATTTGATAATTGGGACAAACAGTAGAAATAGAGCGACCCAAATCTCTCTTCGCTGCTGAACCCCAGGTTTTTTTGAGCAGCCAATTTCCCCACAAGTCCTGGCATAGCTCAATGATGTAGAATCTTGTATCCTTTTGCCAAGAAGAATATAGATATTTGTCTAATTGATAACTCAACACGGTAATTATTTTAGCGTTCTAGCTTATCGATACTAATACGACTACATCGATCGCTTCATTAGATCTTTACTTTTTTTAAGATCGCGCTTTGGCTAACGCAAGTAGAGCGGATACAACTTTTTAAATCGCTTATGTGAATGAATGTAAATACTCAAATATCAAGAATTAATACCGTCGAACAAGCGATCGCTGTTCTGAGTCAATGCTCTGTCATTTCTGGAATTGGCGATGCTGTCAAATATCTGGAACAGAGAGCATTAAGATATCAATTGCTATTTCTTTACAGTTATTATTTTCCCCAGCAATACAGTCAAAGCAGAGCTTCAGTTTATCCCAATTTGGAAGAAGAGGAAGAATGGCTGAAGTATACCGAGCGAGAACTGGAATTTCTCCAGCTCATCAACAATAATTTGTTTCCTTTAGGTTATTTGGACTACCTCTTGGAAGAACACACGTACCTTATCGAGCCGAGTCAAATTCTTGTAACCCCCCTAGGAATGGGACAGCTAGAAGATTATGAAATGTCTTACTGTGACTTAGCGATCGCCGACAAAGCTTTATTACCTATGTCCAATATTGGTAGAGAAAACTTAGAGCATTGGCAAAATCATCTCGGAGAAGATTGCTACAGCGAGTGGTTTGACGCAGAATTCTCATCTATGCCTGAGATGAATGAGATTGCTCATCCTAACAACGTTAATTATCGCCAGCTTAGGCATTTATGTTTTGAAGCAGGATCGCCTATTTGCTATCTACCCATAGCGTTAAAGTTACTAAACCAAAATACTAACAATATTTGGCTTGATGAAGATGGAGGTTGGTCACAAGGAATGGGAGGAACAACCTTGGATTGGTCAATGGAAAATGTTAACTACCTTCACAAAGAGTATCTAAAAGCT
This genomic window contains:
- a CDS encoding type II toxin-antitoxin system YhaV family toxin — encoded protein: MKINGWTILFHPLFNDQWQQLLHQVKSLHSRLPTDDFVKHPQVELFKALTVGIEEKIPHDPLASYFALRKPLDKYSRLKKMGLPIGFADSTASLADASRHRYRLFFKVFPQQKVIIILWLGFPRKEGDKKDCYRIFAKMVKKGQFPLSLKDLIDSDNGQES